TCTCCCAATCGACGTGCCGCGTCTGCGGGGCGTGGGCACAGAATTCCGAGTAGGTGAGCTTCGCCCTGGGCCGGTCGTATTTGAGGGCGGCGTAGATCTGGTAGCTGAGCAGTTCGTAGAAACGCTGCGGGGCAGGGGGCAGGCTTTTCAGGTAGTCGTAATCGAGAGGCCGGGCCATCGCCCCGTTGATGACGTTGATGAAAACGTCATTCAGGACGATGTAGACGCCGTCAGCCTTCTTGCCGCCCGGCAGCTTCTCTCCGGTGAGGATCACGCTGTACCGCGTGAAAAGAGCCTCCAGCGTCTGTTCTGTGCCGTCAGAGTGCCGATATTCGGTCTTCGTCTTGATATTCGCAGTCGCATTCTGAAACAATGACCTTTTGATATCGCTGCGATTCTTGCCGCTGTCGGCCAGCCCCAACTCGCGGCAGATGTCGCTTAGGCTGCCGAGCTTGAGTATGCGGGGGATGGGGCGGCGTGCCTCCTCGATCCGACGATTGATGATCAGCGTGTCGAGCTTGTAGGCCAGCGGGCCTGGCTGGCCGTATTCACCGTCGTAGCTGACTTTCCATTTTGTTGACGATTCACCCCGTTCGTTGGACTGCTTGACCTCGATTTTGATTTGCCCCCTCCTGGCCAGACGATGCACCGGGAAGCGGGAGAGGGCGGTTTCCACCCGTATGGTGTTTACCGGCACTGGCTCGGTGGAGGAGAGGGTTTCGTGTTCCATAAACATACTTTCAGAAAATCATCATCATGTCGTCTTGTTGTTGATGTCTAAGATAAGTCTCTCAAGAGTCTAATAGTCTAGGCGGAAAAGCCCTTGCGATAAAGTAGTCAGTATCAGGAACTTGGAAAGAAATCCAGCGCTGATTTGGTACCCCAAAGTGCCGGAAACCGTACCCCAAAGTGCCTGACGCCGTACCCCAAAGTGCCTGCCACGGTACCCCAAAGTGCCTGATTTCAAACCCCAAAGTGCCGGGGGCGTACCTCAAAGTGCCACCCTCGCTCAGCCTCAGTAGGCGGCCTGTACCCCAAAGTGCCTGCCGCCCAATAGGCTGCAAGGGGGCGTACCCCAAAGTGCCGGGGACGGATTTCACGGTGAAAGCACGTCCAAACGAGCAACGTTCGGGGGCTAGGGGATGGGGTGCAAGAGGATTTAACGGTTGGGAGGTGTGTGTCCGTACCCCAAAGTGCCGGTGCCGGGGTTGGCCGCACGGCGATCCGTACCCCAAAGTGCCGTTCACCGCCGGTTGTCGGGCGTGTCCTTATCGAACGAAGCTTTATTCAAAGGTCGAATTTTCGCATTTGGTCTTCTCGTCAGTGGCGGTAGGCGTTGGCGACGATTTCATCCATCAGGTCGGCGTCATCACGCATCAGCCCTAAGATTGGATCAGGTGCGGCCTTGTCAGCTTGAATGGACGTGGGCTTCTGGTTCAGATGGCGGAGAAGCCACTTAACGCATTGATGCATAATTGTGTTCGCCTTATCCTGCCGCCTTCGATGTTTGTCGGACAAAGGCAAGTTTTTGCATGCACGCGTGTGATAGGCTTGCTATTAAGCCTTAGACTGGGCGTAGTTCATTCCTCAGCGGCTGATTCAAGGATGCTAGGGATGTCGCGGGCACCGTGCAGGACGCGGACGATATCGATGCCGTCATCGCCGTGCCGATAGAAAATCAGGTGCTTTTCAAATCCCTCGATACGCCAGACACGCAGCCCGGCCAACCGGAGATCGGCGGATTCCCAATGCTCCCCCATGCCGGGCATCCCGGCGATCGTGGCGAAGCTGGCGGCGGCGTTGTCGTAGTATCGCAGGGCGGTTTCCAAGCTGGCGTTGTCCGCCAGATAACCGGCCTGCTCGTCCAGATCGCGGTCGGCGGCGGGCAGCAGGCGATAACGCCCGATCATTGGGGGCGGGCCGACTTGCTCAACCGCTCGGCCAGGCGTTTCTTCTTCGCCTCCCAATATTCCGGCGTCACGGCGATCGGCGTGCCCGAGTCCAACCCTTCGAGCAGCAGGGCGTCGATCCGTTCTTCGGCTTTGCGTTTCTGGTCGGTTCGAATTAACTCACGCACATATTCGCTGACGCTACTGTAACCGCCTTCGCTCACGCGTTCCTGTACGAAGTGCTTCATCGCTTCGGGCAGGGCTATGTTCATCGTTTCCATGTGCTGGCCTCCTTTTCAGCCATTCTAGCCCGCTTGGCAATTATTGTCAACCCGTTGCCAATTACATGAATGGGTGCGTTCTGGGTGTCCTAGCGGTAAATAACGCCCTTTATTTCCCCCAAAGACCGTGCTAGGGTCAGGCCGATAAAAGTTCATGCATGATGGCGGTTGTCGAAGATGCTCGACGGCCAATTCCAACTCTCGACGAAATCACCGGAGGCGACGCCGTGAGAATGAGCGAAATGTTCGAGGGGTATCTTACCAAGAAGGACATCACTGCCGAGCAGTTGGCTCGGGCTTTGGCAACAACCGGTCCGCTTAAACATAAGCACATGTGGTATACTGGGGCCGTCAGTGCTGCCGGGCATGAGGTGAAATCCCAAAACACGCCGATCCCTCAAGCCAAAGATTCAACCGAAGTGGACGTGCCGGGGGGTTCCTATCCTGGCATAGACGCCGACCTGGACGCCTTTCGCGGCAAGGCCGTCGCCCTGAAGGCGAACGCCAGCCGAATCCTTGAATTGATCGATCAGACCTTGGATGCGATGGCCGGCGGCCGCACCTTGGCCGCTACGTTGACAACCCTTGGCGAGACTGCCATACATTCTGATGGTCAAAATATTACTCAGTTATCATGTGTTATCGCGGCGATAGAATCGTGCTGCGAAGCCGCCGCCGAGTTGGCTGCGACCGTGAATCAGCAAGGCCAATCCGCCGCACCGCCCATTTGAGCGGAACTGTCGGACGCCATTTCGGAGGGAGCCGTGATGAGCACTGAATTAGTTCCATTATCTTCGGGTGCCGTTCCAGCCGCTATCAGCCCGCAGCTGCCGCTGCTGGTCGAGCGGGCAGGGGGGGCGGCACGCTTCGCCTGGGATGAATTC
This window of the Paludisphaera borealis genome carries:
- a CDS encoding type II toxin-antitoxin system RelE/ParE family toxin, with the translated sequence MIGRYRLLPAADRDLDEQAGYLADNASLETALRYYDNAAASFATIAGMPGMGEHWESADLRLAGLRVWRIEGFEKHLIFYRHGDDGIDIVRVLHGARDIPSILESAAEE
- a CDS encoding type II toxin-antitoxin system ParD family antitoxin: METMNIALPEAMKHFVQERVSEGGYSSVSEYVRELIRTDQKRKAEERIDALLLEGLDSGTPIAVTPEYWEAKKKRLAERLSKSARPQ